One Oscillospiraceae bacterium genomic region harbors:
- a CDS encoding type II toxin-antitoxin system HicA family toxin, producing the protein MKSRDLIKKLEAAGYKEVRSEDHTIYEKTGSRPVQVPHHREINEFTAKAILKAAGLK; encoded by the coding sequence ATGAAATCTCGGGACTTGATCAAAAAGCTGGAGGCGGCTGGTTACAAAGAGGTGAGAAGCGAAGATCATACCATTTATGAAAAGACTGGCAGTCGTCCGGTGCAAGTCCCCCATCACCGAGAAATCAATGAATTTACAGCAAAAGCCATTTTGAAAGCCGCAGGGCTGAAATGA